The Halarchaeum grantii genome includes a window with the following:
- a CDS encoding replication factor A (Replication protein A protects and stabilize the intermediate ssDNA that is generated by the unwinding action of a DNA helicase at the replication fork. In addition, SSBs prevent the formation of secondary structures by single-stranded template DNA.) → MSDIQQTAQQLHDQFSEHLDVDVEEIEERLEQYVEEYKIPLDEARRSVESHYLDEAGIERDELGRGGNPTVQAADVDAPDEWVDITAKVVDLWEPRSDSVAQVGLLGDESGTIKFTKWAASDLDELDEGQVYRLGNVVTDEYQGRYSVKLNRTTTITEVDEDIEVGDDETSVEGALVDIQSGSGLIKRCPEEDCTRVLQNGRCSEHGEVEGEFDLRIKGVLDDGEDVHEIILNEEATTDLTGIGLEEAKQQAMDALDTTVVADEMREMLLGQYYRVTGPTLGRYVLANDVEALSEPTDAESVLIKARSM, encoded by the coding sequence ATGAGCGACATACAGCAGACCGCGCAGCAGCTACACGACCAGTTCTCGGAGCACCTCGACGTGGACGTCGAGGAGATCGAGGAGCGCCTCGAACAGTACGTCGAGGAGTACAAGATACCGCTCGACGAGGCCCGGCGCTCCGTCGAGAGCCACTACCTCGACGAGGCGGGCATCGAGCGCGACGAACTCGGCCGCGGCGGCAACCCGACCGTGCAGGCCGCCGACGTCGACGCGCCCGACGAATGGGTGGACATCACCGCGAAGGTCGTCGACCTCTGGGAGCCCCGGAGCGACAGCGTCGCGCAGGTCGGCCTGCTCGGCGACGAGTCCGGCACCATCAAGTTCACCAAGTGGGCGGCCTCCGACCTCGACGAACTCGACGAAGGGCAGGTCTACCGCCTCGGGAACGTCGTCACCGACGAGTACCAGGGCCGCTACTCGGTGAAGCTCAACCGCACGACCACCATCACCGAGGTGGACGAGGACATCGAGGTCGGCGACGACGAGACGAGCGTCGAGGGGGCGCTCGTCGACATCCAGTCCGGCTCCGGCCTCATCAAGCGCTGCCCCGAGGAGGACTGCACGCGCGTCCTCCAGAACGGCCGCTGCTCCGAGCACGGCGAGGTCGAGGGCGAGTTCGACCTCCGCATCAAGGGCGTCCTCGACGACGGTGAGGACGTCCACGAGATCATCCTGAACGAGGAAGCGACGACCGACCTCACCGGGATCGGTCTCGAGGAGGCGAAACAGCAGGCGATGGACGCCCTCGACACGACCGTCGTCGCCGACGAGATGCGCGAGATGCTCCTCGGCCAGTACTACCGCGTCACGGGCCCGACGCTCGGGCGCTACGTGCTCGCGAACGACGTCGAAGCGCTCTCCGAACCCACCGACGCCGAATCCGTCCTCATCAAAGCGAGGTCGATGTAG
- a CDS encoding RPA family protein, whose protein sequence is MSSNQSTPTREVARRVFADEFNDATFTFKESDDERAPLYSLLPTGEKANRVFLVGTLTETEDVGEDSEYWRGRVVDPTGTFFVYAGQYQPDAASALRDLETPTYVAIVGKPRAYETEDGTVNVSVRPESITEVETATRDRWVVETAERTLERIDAFDDEGNEYARRAEEEYDLPLRRYKQAAIDALESLDETDDEEVAEAA, encoded by the coding sequence ATGTCCAGCAACCAGTCCACCCCCACGCGCGAGGTCGCCCGACGCGTCTTCGCCGACGAGTTCAACGACGCCACGTTCACCTTCAAGGAATCCGACGACGAGCGCGCGCCGCTCTACAGCCTCCTCCCCACCGGGGAGAAGGCGAACCGCGTCTTCCTCGTCGGCACCCTCACCGAGACGGAGGACGTCGGCGAGGACTCCGAGTACTGGCGCGGCCGCGTCGTCGACCCGACCGGGACGTTCTTCGTCTACGCCGGCCAGTACCAGCCGGACGCCGCGAGCGCGCTGCGCGACCTCGAGACGCCGACGTACGTCGCCATCGTCGGGAAGCCCCGCGCCTACGAGACCGAAGACGGGACCGTCAACGTCTCCGTGCGCCCCGAGTCCATCACCGAAGTCGAGACGGCGACGCGCGACCGCTGGGTCGTCGAGACGGCCGAGCGCACCCTCGAGCGCATCGACGCCTTCGACGACGAGGGCAACGAGTACGCCCGGCGCGCCGAGGAGGAGTACGACCTCCCGCTGCGGCGCTACAAGCAGGCCGCCATCGACGCCCTCGAGTCGCTCGACGAGACCGACGACGAGGAAGTCGCCGAAGCCGCCTGA
- a CDS encoding CopG family transcriptional regulator produces the protein MGNKNKTVSFRVNEDTFDALRDIAEERDLSLSAVFRDYVDALVANDGRVRVVPTDDVGEDVEDAEFPPKVEVPKSFVREHERLELEAEHLREQLEEHKAYINALRDELDDAEDVEDVIHLDDLEGEDEESFRLG, from the coding sequence ATGGGCAACAAGAACAAGACCGTCTCGTTCCGCGTGAACGAGGACACCTTCGACGCCCTCCGCGACATCGCGGAGGAGCGCGACCTCTCGTTGTCCGCCGTCTTCCGGGACTACGTCGACGCGCTCGTCGCGAACGACGGCCGCGTGCGCGTCGTCCCGACGGACGACGTCGGCGAGGACGTCGAGGACGCGGAGTTCCCGCCGAAGGTCGAGGTGCCCAAGAGCTTCGTCCGCGAGCACGAACGCCTCGAACTCGAGGCCGAGCACCTCCGCGAGCAACTGGAGGAGCACAAGGCGTACATCAACGCCCTCCGCGACGAACTCGACGACGCGGAGGACGTCGAGGACGTCATCCACCTCGACGACCTCGAGGGCGAGGACGAGGAGTCCTTCCGGCTCGGCTAA
- a CDS encoding GtrA family protein: protein MPSIRRVAAALLQPARAGQFLAVGALGALLDNAALVVLHDVLAFGLLPAKLVAAEASIILMFAVNERWTFDSWGARGVRALARRLLTSNAVRAVGLATGIAVLFALTRAGVWYLAANVVGLGVGFVVNYCFENVLTWRVLAG, encoded by the coding sequence ATGCCCTCCATCAGACGTGTCGCCGCCGCCCTCCTCCAACCCGCGCGCGCCGGCCAGTTCCTCGCCGTCGGCGCGCTCGGCGCGCTTCTCGATAACGCCGCGCTCGTCGTCCTCCACGACGTCCTCGCGTTCGGGCTCCTCCCCGCGAAACTCGTCGCTGCGGAAGCCAGCATCATCCTGATGTTCGCCGTGAACGAGCGCTGGACGTTCGACTCGTGGGGCGCGCGTGGCGTCCGCGCGCTCGCGAGACGCCTCCTCACGTCGAACGCCGTCCGCGCCGTCGGCCTCGCCACCGGCATCGCCGTCCTCTTCGCGCTCACTCGCGCTGGCGTCTGGTATCTCGCCGCGAACGTCGTCGGCCTCGGCGTCGGCTTCGTCGTGAACTACTGCTTCGAGAACGTCCTCACGTGGCGCGTCCTCGCCGGTTAG
- a CDS encoding DUF2298 domain-containing protein produces MSALHALGWLAALLVVAAAGLPLAARVLPDDHAAGLAPAIGLAAVTLPAYWLGHLAWGRATAAVAALVALGLALFVARRDGLPPVPLGPVLAFALAFCGLLAYRSVFPGVYPAGGEKFLDYGLLKSLSRASALPPQDVWFAGRPVRYYYGGLLAVASITELSGVPVRYAYNLGLATFYATLASAAYAVAAAVADANGDSPVAGGAFGACLVAVTGHLATPVRVVVGLLPEDVALPAFDVAFAGIRMDAADAYAHYHSLGEWTPWLGRYVAPGTLHVTPAWEYTNGDLHAHMLATPFLLVAAALAFALSRVDEARRALALLCGMGGVAGLLALVSTWSYPSAVGLTGLALALADRHPARLLGRHGARLRSDDALRDELGRLVVAVAGALAVALGGAALASPFLLFHTPVNGGVGVLPPRTPVVPFLLAAGVPLAAFGLRVAGDATVTRQTLTAFGLLTTGIALATLASLGTAALLLACIAAGWYLRRRRDAGFDLLLLVAGAGLLLAVEFTYAKVWPHDPNAPRWNTVYKVSMQAWVLWGAGAGAALAGVLPNVRPRLRALARPREIDVSAGQIARVATVVLVLGAGLAFPALAVSDRVGYVATHGADPTLDATEYVEERHSGEAAAIDWLDAREGSPHLVEAPGTPMYQFRSEASSLSGLPSVVGWHHEQGYRGPEAWQTRTRDVGAIYSARWASAALLLDKYDVTYVYVGPNERERYDVRSFDHPGVEVAFENDAVTIYEVDADAACEAVRADCPRA; encoded by the coding sequence GTGAGCGCCCTCCACGCCCTCGGCTGGCTCGCCGCCCTCCTCGTCGTCGCGGCGGCCGGCCTCCCGCTCGCCGCCCGCGTCCTCCCCGACGACCACGCCGCCGGCCTCGCGCCGGCCATCGGGCTCGCCGCCGTCACGCTCCCCGCGTACTGGCTCGGCCACCTCGCGTGGGGCCGCGCGACCGCCGCCGTCGCGGCGCTCGTCGCGCTCGGCCTCGCCCTCTTCGTCGCGCGCCGCGACGGCCTCCCGCCGGTACCCCTCGGACCGGTCCTCGCGTTCGCCCTCGCGTTCTGCGGCCTCCTCGCCTATCGGTCGGTGTTCCCGGGCGTCTATCCCGCAGGCGGCGAGAAGTTCCTCGACTACGGGCTCCTGAAATCACTGTCGCGTGCGAGCGCCCTCCCGCCACAGGACGTCTGGTTCGCCGGCCGCCCCGTGCGCTACTACTACGGCGGCCTCCTCGCCGTCGCGAGCATCACCGAGCTGTCGGGCGTTCCCGTCCGCTACGCCTACAACCTCGGGCTCGCGACGTTCTACGCGACGCTCGCGAGCGCGGCGTACGCCGTCGCCGCCGCCGTCGCGGATGCGAACGGCGACAGCCCCGTGGCGGGTGGCGCGTTCGGCGCGTGCCTCGTCGCCGTCACCGGCCACCTCGCGACCCCCGTCCGCGTCGTCGTCGGCCTGCTCCCCGAGGACGTCGCGCTCCCCGCGTTCGACGTCGCCTTCGCCGGCATCCGCATGGATGCGGCGGACGCCTACGCGCACTACCACAGCCTCGGCGAGTGGACGCCGTGGCTCGGGCGCTACGTCGCCCCCGGCACCCTCCACGTCACGCCCGCGTGGGAGTACACGAACGGCGACCTCCACGCGCACATGCTCGCTACGCCCTTCCTCCTCGTCGCCGCCGCCCTCGCGTTCGCGCTCTCGCGGGTCGACGAAGCGCGTCGCGCGCTCGCGCTCCTCTGCGGGATGGGGGGCGTCGCCGGCCTCCTCGCGCTCGTCTCCACGTGGAGCTACCCGAGCGCCGTCGGCCTCACCGGCCTCGCGCTCGCGCTCGCCGACCGGCATCCCGCGCGGCTGCTCGGACGCCACGGCGCGCGCCTGCGTTCCGACGACGCGCTCCGCGACGAACTCGGCCGTCTCGTCGTCGCCGTCGCGGGCGCGCTCGCCGTCGCGCTCGGCGGCGCCGCGCTCGCGAGCCCGTTCCTCCTCTTCCACACGCCCGTCAACGGCGGCGTCGGCGTCCTCCCGCCGCGCACGCCCGTCGTCCCCTTCCTGCTCGCCGCCGGCGTCCCGCTCGCCGCGTTCGGCCTCCGCGTCGCAGGCGACGCGACCGTCACACGGCAGACGCTCACCGCGTTCGGCCTCCTCACCACCGGCATCGCGCTCGCCACGCTCGCGTCGCTCGGCACCGCCGCCCTCCTGCTCGCGTGCATCGCCGCCGGCTGGTACCTCCGTCGACGCCGCGACGCCGGCTTCGACCTCCTGCTCCTCGTCGCCGGCGCCGGCCTCCTCCTCGCCGTGGAGTTCACCTACGCGAAAGTCTGGCCCCACGACCCGAACGCGCCCCGCTGGAACACCGTCTACAAGGTCTCGATGCAGGCGTGGGTGCTCTGGGGCGCCGGTGCCGGCGCCGCGCTCGCGGGTGTGCTCCCGAACGTCCGCCCGCGCCTCCGCGCGCTCGCTCGCCCCCGCGAAATCGACGTCTCGGCCGGGCAGATCGCCCGCGTCGCCACCGTCGTGCTCGTGCTCGGCGCCGGCCTCGCCTTCCCCGCGCTCGCCGTCAGCGACCGCGTCGGCTACGTCGCCACCCACGGCGCCGACCCGACGCTCGACGCCACCGAGTACGTCGAGGAGCGCCACTCCGGGGAGGCCGCCGCCATCGACTGGCTCGACGCCCGCGAGGGCTCCCCGCACCTCGTCGAGGCCCCGGGGACGCCGATGTACCAGTTCCGCAGCGAGGCCAGCAGCCTCAGCGGCCTCCCGAGCGTCGTCGGTTGGCACCACGAGCAGGGCTATCGCGGCCCCGAGGCGTGGCAGACGCGCACCCGCGACGTCGGTGCGATATACAGTGCGCGCTGGGCGAGCGCCGCCCTCCTCCTCGACAAGTACGACGTCACCTACGTCTACGTCGGTCCGAACGAGCGCGAGCGCTACGACGTCCGCTCGTTCGACCACCCTGGCGTCGAGGTGGCGTTCGAGAACGACGCCGTCACGATATACGAGGTCGACGCCGACGCCGCCTGCGAGGCGGTCCGAGCGGACTGTCCGCGCGCCTGA